Proteins encoded together in one Marinobacter salsuginis window:
- a CDS encoding ArnT family glycosyltransferase: MPACPFVRHLPDTLFNLSRNQLLLLLLAIAAVVFFTGIGLRSPWPADEPRFAEVAREMVASGQWLIPMRGGEFYPDKPPVFMWSIAFFYWLTGNLKIAFLLPNALCSLLTLGLVFDLGTRLWNQRTGAIAVMLLMLAPQFVIQAQKAQIDAMVACWIAVACYGLIRHFFTGPAWGWYFVGWAFMGLGIITKGVGFLPALMLIPILIMKLRDRALFRGTLTWRCALGPLAMLAVVAAWLIPMVLYVNNLGTEEALAYRNNILFKQTGERYADSWGHIQPWYYYLTSVIPSLWFPLPLLLLALIRPLSETARYRPIIPVLLGWIALVIVFFSLSPGKRGVYLLPALPMLALILAPLLSAQKPARWFPPILTGLQFLLGVALMAVGILAWTDHPRLVEKVADYSTDPDKLHEAGTFIFVIGLAWLITLFGFWRSRAIGRLFLAMMITWLLLGTWGYRILEPLRTPRNVLAAAEQHIPAGGQLGMIDFREQFLLFSKRDFTHFSFFTGREQENRNAWLWMKETPDSYLLVADQIELPCFTKDGAIPVGTAHRDNYLLLSDEQMKPGCTPPDRIKRFTTPRPGRWLD, from the coding sequence ATGCCTGCATGCCCCTTCGTCCGCCACCTGCCGGACACCCTGTTCAATCTGTCCCGCAATCAACTCCTGCTGTTACTGCTCGCCATTGCTGCAGTCGTGTTTTTTACCGGGATCGGACTGCGCTCCCCCTGGCCTGCCGACGAACCGCGGTTTGCGGAAGTGGCCCGTGAAATGGTCGCCTCCGGGCAGTGGCTTATCCCCATGCGGGGTGGTGAGTTCTACCCGGACAAACCACCGGTGTTCATGTGGAGTATTGCCTTCTTTTACTGGCTGACCGGCAACCTGAAGATTGCATTCCTTCTGCCCAATGCGCTGTGTAGCCTGCTGACACTGGGACTGGTCTTTGATCTGGGCACCCGCCTGTGGAACCAGCGGACCGGTGCCATTGCCGTCATGTTGCTGATGCTTGCGCCCCAGTTCGTGATCCAGGCCCAGAAAGCCCAGATCGACGCCATGGTCGCCTGCTGGATTGCGGTTGCCTGCTACGGCCTGATCCGACACTTTTTCACCGGGCCTGCCTGGGGCTGGTACTTCGTTGGCTGGGCGTTTATGGGGCTCGGAATCATCACCAAAGGGGTTGGCTTCCTGCCGGCGCTGATGCTCATTCCGATCTTGATCATGAAGCTTCGCGATCGCGCACTGTTCCGTGGCACGCTCACGTGGCGCTGCGCACTGGGCCCGCTGGCCATGCTGGCAGTGGTTGCCGCCTGGCTGATTCCCATGGTGCTTTACGTTAACAATCTCGGCACCGAAGAGGCCCTGGCCTATCGGAACAATATCCTGTTCAAGCAGACCGGCGAACGCTATGCCGACTCATGGGGCCATATCCAGCCCTGGTACTATTACCTCACCAGCGTAATCCCCTCGCTGTGGTTTCCGCTTCCGCTGTTGCTGCTGGCCTTGATCCGGCCCCTGTCTGAAACCGCCCGGTACCGCCCGATTATTCCGGTGCTTCTGGGCTGGATTGCCCTGGTTATCGTGTTTTTCAGCCTCAGCCCCGGCAAGCGCGGTGTTTACCTGTTGCCCGCATTGCCCATGCTCGCGCTGATTCTCGCCCCGCTTCTCAGTGCCCAGAAGCCAGCACGCTGGTTTCCGCCCATCCTGACGGGTTTACAGTTCTTGCTCGGTGTTGCGTTGATGGCAGTTGGCATACTGGCCTGGACCGACCACCCCAGGCTGGTTGAAAAGGTGGCCGACTACAGCACCGACCCGGACAAACTGCACGAGGCGGGGACGTTCATCTTCGTCATAGGACTGGCGTGGCTGATCACCCTGTTCGGGTTCTGGCGCTCCCGTGCCATCGGGCGTCTGTTCCTGGCCATGATGATCACCTGGCTGCTGCTGGGCACCTGGGGCTATCGAATTCTTGAGCCACTTCGAACCCCCCGCAACGTTCTGGCCGCCGCAGAACAGCATATCCCGGCCGGCGGTCAGCTCGGTATGATCGACTTCCGGGAACAGTTCCTGCTGTTTTCAAAGCGCGATTTCACCCATTTCAGTTTCTTCACCGGTCGGGAACAGGAGAACCGCAATGCCTGGTTGTGGATGAAGGAAACACCGGATAGCTACCTGCTCGTGGCCGATCAAATTGAGCTGCCCTGCTTCACGAAAGACGGTGCCATTCCCGTGGGCACGGCTCACCGTGACAACTACCTTTTGCTTTCCGATGAACAAATGAAACCCGGCTGCACGCCGCCGGACAGGATCAAACGCTTTACCACGCCCCGCCCAGGCAGATGGCTCGATTAA
- a CDS encoding TVP38/TMEM64 family protein yields MVNGSRWLAFAALVLLSYLTIHNEWLDFIADQNEVANYLHSHGVGGLVVITLTGALFTGLGAPRQLLAFVLGFALGGLNGTLLSTLAAAIGATGCFMTARWLLRTPLSRRFSHRMQQFDRLFREQTLLKVLMVRLLPVGSNLVTNLVAGCSGIRFSPFLFGSTLGYLPQMLVFALAGAGIGNANAYQLAVSIGFFIIASLIGAFLYHNQRARTLADSVSDSL; encoded by the coding sequence ATGGTCAACGGCTCCCGCTGGCTGGCCTTCGCCGCCCTGGTTCTGCTTAGCTACCTGACCATCCATAACGAATGGCTCGACTTCATTGCCGACCAGAATGAAGTGGCGAACTATCTCCACAGCCATGGTGTAGGCGGATTGGTGGTGATTACTCTCACTGGGGCATTGTTTACCGGTCTTGGCGCTCCACGCCAGTTGCTCGCCTTCGTGCTGGGCTTTGCCCTGGGCGGGCTCAATGGAACACTGCTGTCGACCCTGGCCGCCGCCATTGGGGCCACCGGCTGCTTCATGACCGCCCGCTGGCTGCTGCGGACGCCGTTGAGCCGGCGGTTCAGCCACCGGATGCAGCAGTTTGATCGCCTGTTCCGGGAGCAGACCCTGCTGAAAGTTCTCATGGTCCGCTTGCTGCCCGTGGGCAGTAACCTGGTGACCAACCTTGTCGCCGGCTGCTCCGGGATCCGTTTCTCACCGTTTCTCTTTGGCAGCACACTGGGCTACCTGCCCCAGATGCTGGTGTTCGCCCTGGCCGGTGCCGGTATCGGCAATGCCAATGCCTATCAGCTTGCCGTCAGCATCGGCTTTTTCATTATTGCCTCGCTGATTGGTGCCTTTCTCTACCACAACCAGAGGGCCAGGACGCTGGCCGATTCCGTTTCCGACTCTCTCTGA
- a CDS encoding glycosyltransferase family 2 protein encodes MGQERTLSLVIPAKDEEANIATLLTEAYGVMRDYHGFEVVLVDDGSTDSTLDTAVRTARALGGRLLTIRHERSIGQSGALASGIRQARSRLIVTMDGDGQNDPADIPAMLQKANTLRNPDFCIAGYRKNRKDTAWKRFQSRLANRVRDALLHDGVPDTGCGLKLFPRETFLKLPWFDHGHRFIPALVRGIGGDIAIVEVNHRPRTAGISKYNAWNRTWAGILDLLGVLWLLHRTRVPVISSAGQAEPQASVAERS; translated from the coding sequence ATGGGTCAGGAAAGAACTCTGTCGCTGGTTATCCCGGCCAAGGATGAAGAAGCCAACATCGCTACCCTGCTAACCGAGGCCTATGGGGTAATGCGTGACTATCACGGCTTCGAGGTGGTGCTGGTGGATGATGGCAGCACCGACAGCACGTTGGACACAGCCGTGAGAACCGCCCGGGCCCTCGGTGGCCGCTTGTTGACCATTCGTCACGAGCGCAGCATCGGCCAGAGCGGTGCCCTGGCATCGGGTATCCGGCAGGCAAGGAGCAGGCTCATCGTTACCATGGATGGCGATGGCCAGAATGATCCGGCCGACATCCCCGCCATGCTGCAAAAAGCCAACACCCTGCGGAACCCGGATTTCTGTATTGCCGGCTATCGCAAGAATCGCAAGGACACCGCCTGGAAACGCTTCCAGTCCCGCCTTGCGAACCGCGTGCGGGATGCGCTGCTTCATGATGGCGTGCCCGATACCGGCTGCGGCCTGAAGCTGTTTCCACGGGAAACCTTCCTCAAACTGCCCTGGTTCGACCACGGCCACCGTTTCATCCCGGCGCTGGTACGGGGAATTGGCGGTGACATTGCCATCGTGGAGGTAAACCACCGCCCAAGGACCGCCGGGATTTCCAAATACAACGCGTGGAACCGGACCTGGGCCGGCATACTGGACCTGCTCGGTGTGCTCTGGTTGCTGCACCGCACCCGGGTTCCTGTCATCAGCAGTGCCGGTCAGGCCGAGCCACAGGCGTCGGTGGCGGAGCGCTCCTGA
- a CDS encoding ATP-binding protein, with the protein MSLTRTLTLLVTSTVLLIALVAAAWSYIESNHELEELFDAELAQSTRIVQGLVQHLADTQSVEQLPKTLSETLELPRADTPGVDFEADNNEILPDGTGHKYEKKLAFEVWTPDREPLLDTLKADDTEGLTPGYSWAESSGFRWRVFTLQDPATGFWIRTAQREDIREELSEELALGNILPLLIALPLLLLAASAAIQFGFRPLLKLERPIRNMAPENIHPLDDRQAPKEVAGLVQAVNGLLRRLNQALERERRFSADAAHELRTPLTALRLNLEKVYEKDPEQYGDLIQSVDRMVHLVEQMLLLNRVDSGADFTPEYHNLSAIVEQSIADVAPLALKKDIDPVLQDDAGQALVSCHSALINTLMRSLLANAIQYSPEHTTIETHLTPSGEGYHITVCDQGPGIPAEERERALSRFVRLDQRLGGGAGLGLAIARRIAELHGGQLTLGDRPDGNSGLCVSIWLPARAASRRRQT; encoded by the coding sequence ATGTCCCTGACCCGCACCCTGACGCTGCTGGTTACCTCCACCGTTCTGCTGATTGCGCTTGTTGCCGCAGCCTGGAGCTACATCGAAAGCAACCACGAGCTGGAGGAACTGTTTGACGCTGAACTGGCACAGAGCACGAGGATCGTCCAGGGCCTGGTGCAGCACCTGGCCGACACCCAGTCTGTAGAGCAGCTGCCCAAGACCCTGAGTGAAACCCTGGAGCTGCCCCGAGCCGACACGCCAGGAGTGGATTTCGAAGCCGACAATAATGAAATCCTGCCCGACGGCACCGGGCACAAGTACGAGAAGAAACTGGCGTTCGAGGTCTGGACCCCCGACCGCGAACCATTGCTGGATACCCTCAAAGCCGACGATACCGAAGGACTGACACCCGGCTATTCCTGGGCAGAATCCAGTGGCTTTCGCTGGCGAGTATTCACGCTTCAGGACCCGGCAACCGGCTTCTGGATCCGGACAGCACAGCGTGAGGATATTCGGGAGGAGCTCAGCGAGGAACTGGCCCTGGGGAACATCCTGCCCCTGTTGATCGCCCTTCCCCTGCTGCTGCTTGCCGCCAGCGCCGCTATCCAGTTCGGCTTCAGGCCGCTCCTGAAGCTTGAGCGCCCGATCCGCAACATGGCCCCGGAAAACATTCATCCCCTGGACGACCGCCAGGCACCGAAGGAAGTCGCGGGGCTGGTGCAGGCGGTGAATGGCCTGCTCAGACGCCTCAACCAGGCCCTGGAACGGGAACGGCGGTTCTCTGCCGATGCCGCCCATGAGCTGCGAACGCCACTGACGGCCCTGCGACTGAACCTGGAAAAAGTCTACGAGAAGGATCCGGAACAATACGGTGACCTGATCCAGTCCGTGGACCGCATGGTGCACCTCGTTGAACAGATGCTATTGCTCAACCGAGTCGACTCCGGTGCCGATTTCACCCCGGAATACCACAACCTGTCTGCCATCGTGGAACAGAGCATCGCCGATGTGGCACCTCTGGCCCTTAAAAAAGACATCGACCCGGTGCTTCAGGACGATGCCGGTCAGGCCCTGGTCTCCTGCCACAGCGCACTGATCAATACCCTCATGCGTTCCCTGCTGGCCAACGCCATCCAGTACAGCCCCGAACACACCACCATTGAGACACACCTGACGCCTTCCGGCGAGGGATACCACATCACCGTTTGCGACCAGGGCCCCGGCATTCCTGCCGAGGAGCGCGAACGGGCGCTCAGCCGCTTTGTCCGACTGGACCAGCGGCTCGGTGGCGGCGCCGGTCTCGGGCTGGCCATCGCCCGGCGCATCGCGGAACTTCATGGTGGCCAGCTCACCCTCGGCGACCGGCCAGATGGCAACTCCGGCCTGTGCGTCAGCATCTGGCTGCCGGCCCGTGCGGCTTCCCGTCGCAGGCAGACTTAA
- a CDS encoding response regulator has translation MRILLVEDDLHLANTMLGMLRDGQNTVDWLDDGQQALGALTSEHFDLAILDLTLPRVDGLDILKAARKQGVQTPVIILTARAGLDEKLTGLDAGADDYLTKPFAMAELKARIRAVTRRGSSVPQNGLTVGQLALNPDSGQLTYGDETTTLPRSEFQILHYLMRHPDQVATRRRLEEQLYGWDHGAESNALEVHIHHLRRRVGKETIRTIRGVGYLLDSQAAARVTECP, from the coding sequence ATGCGGATATTGCTTGTAGAAGACGACCTTCACCTAGCCAATACCATGCTGGGGATGTTGCGTGACGGACAGAACACGGTGGACTGGCTCGACGACGGACAGCAGGCATTGGGCGCGCTCACCAGCGAACACTTTGATCTGGCGATCCTTGATCTGACCCTGCCCCGTGTAGATGGCCTGGACATTCTGAAGGCAGCACGGAAACAGGGTGTGCAAACGCCGGTAATCATCCTGACTGCAAGGGCCGGCCTGGATGAAAAGCTGACCGGTCTTGATGCCGGTGCCGATGACTACCTCACCAAGCCCTTCGCCATGGCGGAACTCAAGGCCCGAATCCGGGCGGTCACCCGTCGGGGCTCGTCCGTGCCGCAGAATGGTCTGACGGTGGGCCAGCTGGCTCTCAACCCTGATTCCGGGCAACTGACGTACGGCGACGAGACCACCACACTGCCCCGCAGTGAATTCCAGATTCTTCACTACCTGATGCGACACCCAGACCAGGTCGCCACGCGAAGACGGCTGGAGGAACAACTTTACGGCTGGGATCACGGCGCAGAAAGCAACGCCCTGGAGGTGCATATTCACCACCTGCGCCGCCGGGTTGGCAAGGAGACCATCCGGACCATACGCGGCGTGGGCTACCTGCTCGACAGCCAGGCTGCCGCCAGGGTGACCGAATGTCCCTGA
- a CDS encoding thermostable hemolysin — MTDPLMMSTCCPPDSGEVVPVIRCAGRWFNEIRPDTAMAETVAGFIRRRFLHAYGAEPSLRIPALLALTTAQGTLLAAVGVRNAALEKLFLEDYLSVPVELVMPVAGVERHRIAEIAHLAGVEAGVSRFLFASLSVWLDGAGYDWVVCTGTDQLRNSFHRLGIATEVLATADPDRLPDGGAGWGRYYDHHPVVMAIRVADGMSALRSAGLLRLIQPVESEAAGNEAMAGGSYGHIA, encoded by the coding sequence ATGACAGACCCGCTGATGATGTCCACGTGTTGTCCCCCGGATTCCGGGGAGGTGGTTCCGGTCATCCGTTGTGCCGGTCGCTGGTTTAACGAGATCCGTCCTGACACGGCCATGGCCGAGACAGTTGCGGGTTTTATTCGCCGCCGCTTCCTGCATGCCTATGGCGCTGAACCTTCTTTGCGCATACCTGCGCTTCTGGCCCTGACCACGGCCCAGGGCACACTTCTGGCAGCGGTCGGTGTACGAAACGCCGCGCTGGAAAAACTGTTTCTGGAAGACTATCTGTCGGTGCCGGTGGAATTGGTGATGCCGGTTGCGGGTGTCGAACGCCATCGGATTGCCGAGATTGCCCATCTGGCCGGCGTTGAAGCCGGCGTCAGCCGGTTTCTGTTTGCCTCGCTGTCGGTGTGGCTGGATGGGGCCGGCTATGACTGGGTGGTGTGCACCGGCACGGATCAGCTGCGCAACAGTTTTCACCGCCTGGGTATTGCCACTGAGGTTCTGGCGACGGCGGATCCTGACCGGTTGCCCGACGGGGGCGCCGGCTGGGGGCGCTATTACGATCATCATCCGGTAGTCATGGCTATCCGGGTGGCCGATGGTATGTCCGCCCTCCGGAGTGCGGGTCTGCTCAGGCTGATTCAGCCCGTTGAGTCCGAAGCCGCCGGGAACGAAGCGATGGCAGGAGGCTCCTATGGCCACATTGCCTGA
- a CDS encoding AMP-binding protein, which translates to MATLPELLQRQADKEPSGIALQGPDSAFSYAQMMQAAAALADQLTRLGVRRAGLCGDNSVAWILADLACLLADVVCVPVPVFFSRTQTQHLTERADLDCLLSADKIDGGEHIGHGVWLKHLPVSAAGAWMPEQTAKITFTSGSTGNPKGVCLSVAQMTATTLALQERLEGVELGRHLCILPLATLLENIAGVYLPLLMGSTVMVAPLQDLGMTGSSGLEFGRLVEGINRHRPHSLILVPELAMALVSAAEQKHLKSDSFRFLAVGGGRVSFDLLARGRSAGLPLYEGYGLSECSSVVALNVPGTEREGSVGKPLSHVQVLVDERGHILVAGNTHLGYLGDEPAGDEWLDTGDLGARDADGFLSVSGRAKNLLITSFGRNISPEWLESELIQAVGARQAVVFGDGDPRPSALVVVQDGRSPDALRSQLESLNDTLPDYARFSGVYIRRQPLSQADGYLTANGRPVRQQIQDDLPSLLAGAFPVFMNLSISTPDFPNTPGGSFMAFFDRLQSETAQARAHVTGAPVIAAICEGRFDLTGYTWFLTQAYHHVKHTVPLMMACGGRLPERLEFVRKALVEYIEEEYGHHEWILNDLEACGEDKEAIRHGSPDTSIELMVAYLYDRINRGNPAAFFGMVQVLEGTSIELATPLGEAIQKQLGLPDEAFSYLYSHGALDQEHFEFFRNLMNDITDPEDQQAIIEAAHMVYRLYGDMLHSIPLPESRKEQQHEAA; encoded by the coding sequence ATGGCCACATTGCCTGAACTTCTGCAACGCCAGGCCGATAAGGAACCCTCAGGCATCGCGCTTCAGGGGCCCGATTCAGCGTTTAGCTATGCCCAGATGATGCAGGCGGCCGCTGCCCTGGCCGATCAGCTGACACGGTTGGGTGTCCGCCGGGCCGGTTTGTGTGGCGACAATTCCGTGGCCTGGATTCTTGCGGATCTGGCGTGCCTGCTGGCCGATGTGGTGTGTGTACCGGTGCCGGTTTTTTTCTCCAGAACACAGACTCAGCATCTGACTGAACGTGCTGACCTTGATTGCCTGCTGTCTGCGGACAAAATCGATGGCGGCGAACACATCGGCCATGGCGTCTGGTTAAAGCATCTGCCTGTGTCTGCTGCCGGGGCCTGGATGCCGGAGCAGACTGCAAAGATCACCTTCACCTCTGGCAGCACCGGCAACCCCAAGGGCGTTTGCCTGTCGGTGGCACAGATGACAGCCACCACGCTGGCTTTGCAGGAGCGCCTTGAAGGCGTCGAGCTTGGGCGGCACCTGTGCATCCTGCCGCTGGCCACACTGCTGGAGAACATTGCCGGTGTTTACCTGCCCCTGCTGATGGGCAGCACGGTGATGGTCGCTCCCTTGCAGGATCTGGGCATGACCGGCAGCAGTGGCCTGGAATTCGGGCGGCTGGTGGAGGGTATAAACAGACACCGGCCACATTCGCTGATCCTGGTGCCAGAGCTGGCCATGGCGCTGGTGTCTGCCGCCGAACAGAAGCATCTTAAAAGCGATTCGTTCCGGTTTCTGGCGGTTGGTGGCGGACGGGTTTCCTTTGACCTGCTTGCCCGTGGCCGCAGTGCCGGCCTGCCCCTCTATGAGGGTTACGGGCTTTCCGAGTGCAGTTCCGTGGTGGCATTGAACGTGCCGGGTACCGAGCGCGAAGGGTCGGTAGGCAAACCACTCTCCCATGTTCAGGTACTGGTGGACGAACGGGGCCACATTCTGGTGGCGGGCAATACCCATCTCGGCTACCTGGGGGATGAACCGGCAGGCGATGAATGGCTGGATACCGGTGATCTGGGTGCCCGGGATGCCGACGGTTTCCTTTCGGTCAGTGGTCGCGCGAAGAATCTTCTTATCACCAGCTTCGGCCGCAACATCAGCCCCGAGTGGCTGGAAAGTGAGCTGATCCAGGCAGTCGGCGCGCGCCAGGCGGTGGTGTTCGGCGATGGTGACCCTCGTCCTTCCGCCCTCGTGGTGGTGCAGGATGGCCGCTCACCGGACGCGTTGCGTTCCCAGCTGGAATCCCTGAACGACACCTTGCCCGACTACGCCCGTTTTTCCGGTGTCTATATCCGCCGTCAGCCTCTGAGTCAGGCCGACGGTTATCTGACCGCAAACGGACGGCCTGTACGCCAGCAGATTCAGGACGACCTGCCGAGCCTGCTGGCCGGCGCGTTTCCGGTTTTCATGAATCTTTCCATCTCAACCCCTGATTTTCCAAACACGCCAGGAGGATCTTTCATGGCATTTTTCGATCGACTGCAGTCCGAAACCGCGCAAGCCCGCGCCCACGTAACCGGCGCACCCGTTATTGCAGCCATCTGCGAGGGTCGGTTTGATCTGACCGGCTATACCTGGTTCCTGACCCAGGCCTATCACCACGTCAAACACACGGTGCCTCTGATGATGGCCTGCGGCGGCCGTCTGCCCGAGCGTCTGGAATTTGTGCGCAAGGCGCTAGTGGAGTACATCGAGGAAGAGTACGGCCACCACGAGTGGATTCTCAACGATCTTGAGGCCTGTGGAGAAGACAAGGAAGCCATCCGTCATGGCAGCCCGGATACCTCCATCGAGCTGATGGTTGCCTACCTTTATGACCGCATCAACCGCGGTAATCCGGCGGCGTTCTTCGGCATGGTTCAGGTGCTTGAAGGTACGTCGATTGAGTTGGCGACACCGCTTGGTGAGGCCATTCAGAAGCAGCTCGGGCTGCCGGATGAGGCCTTCAGCTATCTGTACTCTCACGGAGCCCTGGACCAGGAGCATTTCGAGTTTTTCCGGAACCTGATGAACGACATCACCGATCCGGAAGACCAGCAGGCCATCATTGAGGCTGCGCACATGGTCTATCGGCTTTATGGCGACATGCTGCACAGCATTCCCCTGCCCGAAAGCCGGAAGGAGCAACAACATGAGGCTGCATGA
- a CDS encoding SDR family oxidoreductase yields the protein MRLHDRVFLLLGGTGGIGKALVEPLVRAGARVIIASRHPEKLEHREGVSLAHLDLAAPDLDQQLDRLGDAYPDIDGVIHCAGQNRFASLGNMAVSDLDAQIAVNLRSAMIVARHFAPRFERAGQGALVFVGSTFGSIGFPGYTAYCASKFGLRGFTEALRRELADTPVQVVYVAPRATATDMNPEAVNELNRALGNAMDAPEAVASQILAAMENDDRRRFLGWPEKLFVVINGILPRIVDKAMLKQLPVIRRFLNPGVLS from the coding sequence ATGAGGCTGCATGACCGCGTTTTCCTGCTGCTGGGTGGCACCGGCGGTATTGGCAAGGCACTGGTTGAACCTCTGGTCAGGGCCGGTGCCCGGGTGATCATTGCTTCCCGGCATCCGGAAAAGCTCGAGCATCGTGAGGGCGTCTCGCTTGCTCATCTGGACCTGGCGGCGCCGGACCTAGACCAACAGCTGGACCGCCTTGGCGATGCCTATCCGGACATTGATGGCGTTATCCACTGTGCCGGGCAGAACCGGTTTGCCAGCCTGGGCAATATGGCCGTCAGTGACCTCGACGCACAGATCGCCGTCAATCTCCGGTCAGCCATGATTGTGGCCCGGCATTTTGCGCCAAGGTTCGAAAGAGCAGGGCAGGGTGCGCTGGTGTTCGTGGGCTCCACCTTCGGCAGCATCGGTTTCCCGGGTTACACCGCCTATTGCGCCAGCAAGTTCGGTCTGCGGGGCTTCACTGAAGCACTGCGCCGGGAGCTGGCCGATACCCCGGTCCAGGTCGTCTATGTGGCACCCCGCGCCACCGCCACGGATATGAATCCGGAAGCCGTAAATGAGCTTAACCGGGCACTGGGCAATGCCATGGACGCGCCTGAAGCGGTGGCGTCGCAGATTCTTGCCGCCATGGAAAACGACGATCGCCGGCGCTTCCTGGGCTGGCCGGAAAAGCTGTTTGTGGTGATCAACGGCATCCTGCCGAGAATTGTCGACAAGGCGATGCTGAAGCAATTGCCGGTCATCCGGCGGTTTCTGAATCCGGGAGTGTTGTCATGA
- a CDS encoding tetratricopeptide repeat protein yields MKRVLLVILCLAAQPLWAAALETELAGIQHRWAEIQYQVPADEKEKAFEGLADEAEQFVAHYPGRAEPLIWQGIVLSTYAGAKGGLGALGLVKEARKSLEAALEIDPDALDGSAYTSLGSLYYQVPGWPLGFGDDDKARQYLQKALAINPDGMDANFFFGDFLLDQGEPERARSYLQKVLDAPDRAGRDVADAGRREEARSRLDSL; encoded by the coding sequence ATGAAACGAGTGCTATTGGTGATTCTGTGCCTGGCGGCCCAGCCACTCTGGGCGGCGGCTCTGGAGACCGAACTGGCAGGTATCCAGCATCGCTGGGCGGAGATTCAGTATCAGGTACCGGCGGACGAGAAAGAGAAAGCCTTTGAGGGTTTGGCTGATGAGGCAGAACAGTTCGTCGCCCATTATCCGGGCCGGGCAGAGCCTCTGATCTGGCAGGGTATAGTGTTGAGCACCTACGCCGGCGCCAAAGGTGGCCTGGGGGCCCTGGGGCTGGTGAAGGAGGCCCGTAAATCATTGGAAGCGGCCCTTGAGATTGATCCCGACGCGCTGGATGGCTCGGCGTACACCTCTCTTGGCAGCCTTTATTACCAGGTCCCTGGCTGGCCCCTGGGCTTTGGTGATGATGATAAGGCCCGGCAGTATCTGCAGAAAGCATTGGCCATCAATCCTGATGGCATGGATGCCAATTTCTTCTTTGGCGATTTCCTGCTGGACCAGGGCGAGCCGGAACGCGCCCGGAGTTATCTGCAGAAAGTCCTCGATGCACCCGACAGGGCCGGACGAGACGTCGCCGATGCCGGTCGGCGGGAAGAAGCCAGGAGCCGCCTGGACTCGCTCTGA